In the Acidimicrobiales bacterium genome, one interval contains:
- a CDS encoding alkaline phosphatase D family protein, giving the protein PDVVRFAFASCQNRQDGFWTAHAYLAEEDVDLVFFLGDYIYEGPPEAGSLQPYATEAPVDLPGYRARWGEYKADPLLRAAHARCPWVCTWDDHEVDNDYAGAVRQDTDPADETARARFLEQRAAAYQAFYEHTPVRLGPPGPGSADFRIYRSLDWGTLARFYVLDGRQYRSDQECGDTAVVAGAGPLCEEAEGDDRTMLGEEQEAWLGDELADSESRWNVLAQQTVVANVPFAEGLVNLDQWDGYPAARERLLRQLDGVANPVVITGDIHLSAVGTVDVEPGQPLATELVGTSISSSFPLADAIESLVGGLPNVQYVNAHQRGYVVCEVTPDELRAQYRLVSTTDEAAADIETAATWVVSDGDPTPRPA; this is encoded by the coding sequence CCCCGACGTCGTCCGCTTCGCCTTCGCCTCCTGCCAGAACCGCCAGGACGGCTTCTGGACCGCCCACGCCTACCTGGCCGAGGAGGACGTCGACCTGGTCTTCTTCCTCGGCGACTACATCTACGAGGGACCGCCCGAGGCGGGCTCGCTCCAGCCCTACGCCACCGAGGCGCCCGTCGACCTGCCCGGATACCGGGCCCGCTGGGGCGAGTACAAGGCCGACCCCCTCCTCCGGGCCGCCCACGCCCGCTGCCCGTGGGTGTGCACCTGGGACGACCACGAGGTCGACAACGACTACGCCGGCGCCGTACGCCAGGACACCGATCCCGCCGACGAGACCGCCCGTGCCCGCTTCCTCGAGCAGCGCGCCGCCGCCTACCAGGCCTTCTACGAGCACACGCCGGTGCGCCTGGGCCCACCCGGGCCCGGCAGCGCTGACTTCCGCATCTACCGGTCGCTCGACTGGGGCACGCTGGCCCGTTTCTACGTCCTCGACGGCCGTCAGTACCGCAGCGACCAGGAGTGTGGCGACACGGCGGTCGTCGCCGGCGCCGGGCCGCTGTGCGAGGAGGCCGAGGGCGACGACCGCACCATGCTCGGCGAGGAGCAGGAGGCGTGGCTGGGCGACGAGCTGGCCGACAGTGAGTCCCGCTGGAACGTGCTGGCGCAGCAGACGGTGGTGGCCAACGTCCCCTTCGCCGAGGGCCTCGTGAACCTCGACCAGTGGGACGGCTACCCCGCGGCCCGGGAGCGGCTCCTCCGACAGCTCGACGGCGTGGCGAACCCGGTCGTGATCACCGGCGACATCCACCTGAGCGCGGTCGGCACCGTCGACGTCGAGCCCGGGCAGCCGCTGGCGACCGAGCTGGTGGGGACGTCGATCTCGTCGAGCTTCCCGCTGGCCGACGCCATCGAGTCGTTGGTGGGAGGGCTGCCGAACGTGCAGTACGTCAACGCCCACCAGCGAGGCTACGTGGTGTGCGAGGTGACGCCCGACGAGCTGCGGGCGCAGTACCGACTCGTGTCGACCACCGACGAGGCCGCGGCCGACATCGAGACGGCCGCCACGTGGGTCGTGTCCGACGGCGACCCCACTCCCCGCCCGGCGTAG
- the groES gene encoding co-chaperone GroES — MNLQPLDDRIVVKPGESEETTASGLVIPDTAKEKPQQGEVLAVGPGKRSEQTGEILPVDVKVGDTVVYSKYGGTEITVESDDLLILSARDVLAIVKK, encoded by the coding sequence ATGAACCTGCAGCCCCTCGACGACCGCATCGTCGTCAAGCCCGGTGAGAGCGAGGAGACCACTGCGAGCGGTCTCGTCATCCCGGACACCGCCAAGGAGAAGCCCCAGCAGGGCGAGGTCCTGGCCGTGGGCCCGGGCAAGCGTTCCGAGCAGACCGGTGAGATCCTCCCCGTCGACGTCAAGGTCGGCGACACCGTCGTCTACAGCAAGTACGGCGGCACCGAGATCACGGTCGAGAGCGATGACCTGCTCATCCTCTCCGCCCGTGACGTGCTCGCCATCGTGAAGAAGTGA
- the groL gene encoding chaperonin GroEL (60 kDa chaperone family; promotes refolding of misfolded polypeptides especially under stressful conditions; forms two stacked rings of heptamers to form a barrel-shaped 14mer; ends can be capped by GroES; misfolded proteins enter the barrel where they are refolded when GroES binds) has protein sequence MAKILKFDEEARRALEAGVDKLANAVKVTLGPKGRNVVLDKKWGAPTITNDGVSIAREIEVADPFENMGAQLVKEVATKTNDVAGDGTTTATVLAQALVHGGLRNVAAGASPMSLKRGIDKAVEAAVDAIKEQSKEIDDRSEIAQVAAISAADPAIGEVLADAIDKVGKDGVVTVEESNTFGMDLDFTEGMQFDKGYLSPYFVTDGDRQEAVVEDAYILLNQGKISSVQDMLPILEKVMQSGRPLVIIAEDVEGEALATLVVNKIRGTFNSVAVKAPGFGDRRKAMLGDMATLTGGQVIAEEVGLKLDNITLDLLGKAKKVIVTKDNTTIVDGGGSEEEIAGRISQIKREIDDTDSDWDREKLQERLAKLSGGVAVVKVGAATEVELKEKKHRIEDALSATRAAIEEGIVAGGGTALLRSRAAVSAVIDTLEGDEATGARTVWQALEAPARLIADNAGLEGAVTVQQVERETGNVGLNAQTGEFEDLLKAGVIDPAKVTRAALQNAASIAGLVLTTEVLVADKPEPAAPAGPPGGGDPMGGMGGMGMM, from the coding sequence ATGGCCAAGATCCTCAAGTTCGACGAAGAAGCACGCCGTGCCCTCGAGGCCGGCGTCGACAAGCTCGCCAACGCGGTGAAGGTCACGCTCGGCCCCAAGGGCCGCAACGTGGTGCTCGACAAGAAGTGGGGCGCCCCGACCATCACCAACGACGGCGTGTCGATCGCCCGTGAGATCGAGGTGGCCGACCCCTTCGAGAACATGGGCGCCCAGCTCGTGAAGGAAGTCGCCACCAAGACCAACGACGTGGCCGGTGACGGCACCACCACGGCGACGGTGCTGGCCCAGGCGCTCGTGCACGGCGGCCTGCGCAACGTGGCCGCCGGTGCCAGCCCGATGAGCCTCAAGCGCGGCATCGACAAGGCCGTCGAGGCCGCGGTCGACGCCATCAAGGAGCAGTCGAAGGAGATCGACGACCGCTCCGAGATCGCCCAGGTGGCCGCCATCTCCGCCGCCGACCCGGCCATCGGCGAGGTTCTCGCCGACGCCATCGACAAGGTCGGCAAGGACGGTGTCGTCACCGTCGAGGAGTCGAACACCTTCGGCATGGACCTCGACTTCACCGAGGGCATGCAGTTCGACAAGGGCTACCTCTCGCCCTACTTCGTGACCGACGGCGACCGCCAGGAAGCCGTCGTCGAGGATGCCTACATCCTGCTGAACCAGGGGAAGATCTCCTCGGTGCAGGACATGCTGCCGATCCTCGAGAAGGTCATGCAGTCCGGCCGCCCGCTGGTCATCATCGCCGAGGACGTCGAGGGCGAGGCCCTGGCGACCCTGGTGGTGAACAAGATCCGTGGCACCTTCAACAGCGTCGCGGTGAAGGCCCCCGGCTTCGGTGACCGTCGCAAGGCGATGCTCGGCGACATGGCCACCCTCACCGGTGGTCAGGTCATCGCCGAGGAGGTCGGGCTGAAGCTCGACAACATCACCCTCGACCTGCTCGGCAAGGCCAAGAAGGTGATCGTCACCAAGGACAACACGACCATCGTCGATGGTGGTGGCTCCGAGGAGGAGATCGCCGGTCGCATCTCGCAGATCAAGCGCGAGATCGACGACACCGACTCCGACTGGGACCGCGAGAAGCTGCAGGAGCGGCTGGCCAAGCTGTCCGGCGGCGTCGCCGTGGTCAAGGTCGGCGCGGCCACCGAGGTGGAGCTCAAGGAGAAGAAGCACCGCATCGAGGATGCGCTGTCGGCCACCCGTGCGGCCATCGAGGAAGGCATCGTCGCCGGTGGCGGCACCGCCCTCCTGCGCAGCCGTGCGGCCGTGTCGGCCGTGATCGACACGCTCGAAGGCGACGAGGCCACCGGTGCCCGCACCGTGTGGCAGGCGCTGGAGGCGCCGGCTCGGCTCATCGCCGACAACGCCGGCCTCGAAGGTGCGGTCACCGTCCAGCAGGTCGAGCGCGAGACCGGCAACGTCGGCCTCAACGCCCAGACGGGCGAGTTCGAGGACCTGCTCAAGGCCGGTGTCATCGACCCCGCCAAGGTGACGCGGGCGGCGCTGCAGAACGCAGCGTCGATCGCAGGCCTGGTGCTCACCACCGAGGTGCTGGTCGCCGACAAGCCCGAGCCCGCTGCCCCGGCAGGCCCGCCAGGTGGCGGCGACCCCATGGGTGGCATGGGCGGCATGGGAATGATGTAA
- the dusB gene encoding tRNA dihydrouridine synthase DusB: MSDPPALRIGALEVSPPVVLAPMAGVTNAPFRRLCRSFGPGGGLYVSEMITARGLAERNEKTLRMARFADDEPVRSIQLYGTDPAAMAEAVRFLVDTEGADHIDLNFGCPVAKVTRKGGGAALPVRRALFAAVVRAAVTSAGRVPVTVKLRIGVDDDLQTFLDAGPIAADEGAAAVALHARTARQHYSGTADWSAIAELRAKIPTSIPVLGNGDIWQPADALRMMESTGCDGVVVGRGCLGRPWIFHDIAVAAAGGTPPGPPPLGPVATVLSRHAHLLADWLPEPLALIDLRKHVGWYLHGYPVGGDVRRRLMATTTLAELDQELDALDPDLLPLPGSETEPRGKTSGPQRKVTLPEGWRERPDDPTPTVEDDLAATSGG, translated from the coding sequence GTGAGCGACCCGCCGGCGCTGCGGATCGGGGCGCTGGAGGTGTCGCCGCCGGTCGTGCTGGCGCCCATGGCGGGGGTGACCAACGCCCCGTTCCGGCGCCTGTGCCGGTCGTTCGGGCCCGGCGGCGGCCTGTACGTGAGCGAGATGATCACCGCCCGGGGCCTGGCCGAGCGCAACGAGAAGACCCTGCGGATGGCCCGCTTCGCCGACGACGAACCCGTGCGGTCGATCCAGCTCTACGGCACCGATCCCGCGGCGATGGCCGAGGCGGTGCGCTTCCTGGTCGACACCGAGGGCGCCGACCACATCGACCTCAACTTCGGCTGCCCGGTCGCCAAGGTGACGCGCAAGGGAGGCGGCGCCGCGTTGCCGGTGCGGCGGGCGCTGTTCGCCGCGGTGGTGCGGGCGGCGGTGACGTCGGCCGGCCGGGTGCCGGTCACGGTGAAGCTCCGGATCGGCGTCGACGACGACCTCCAGACATTCCTCGACGCCGGCCCCATCGCCGCCGACGAGGGCGCCGCGGCCGTCGCCCTCCACGCCCGCACCGCCCGCCAGCACTACTCCGGCACCGCCGACTGGTCCGCCATCGCGGAGCTGAGGGCCAAGATCCCGACGTCGATCCCCGTCCTCGGCAACGGCGACATCTGGCAGCCGGCCGACGCCCTGCGGATGATGGAGTCGACCGGCTGCGACGGCGTGGTGGTCGGCCGGGGCTGCCTGGGCCGCCCGTGGATCTTCCACGACATCGCCGTCGCCGCGGCGGGCGGCACCCCGCCGGGGCCTCCGCCCCTCGGCCCGGTGGCGACGGTGCTCAGTCGACACGCCCACCTGCTGGCCGACTGGCTGCCCGAGCCCCTGGCCCTGATCGACCTCCGCAAGCACGTGGGCTGGTACCTCCACGGCTACCCGGTCGGCGGCGACGTCCGCCGTCGCCTGATGGCCACGACGACCCTCGCCGAGCTGGACCAGGAGCTCGACGCCCTCGACCCCGACCTGTTGCCCCTCCCGGGTTCCGAGACCGAACCCCGAGGCAAGACGTCCGGCCCCCAACGGAAGGTCACCCTCCCCGAAGGCTGGCGTGAGCGCCCCGACGATCCCACGCCGACCGTCGAGGACGACCTGGCCGCCACCAGCGGCGGCTGA
- a CDS encoding Maf family protein, which produces MTPRRVVLASASPARLMLLRNAGIEPDVVVSGVDEDGVDQLPARDAAIALASRKAEAVVVAGDVDGALVIGCDSMLSIDATVRGKPSSVDEARGWLRSWRGRTGVLVTGQCVIDTASGQRVVGAVETSVTYGHPGDDELEAYLATGEALQVAGAFTLDGYSAPFVAGVDGDPGGVMGLSLPLLRTLLHQLDIPITSLWAKP; this is translated from the coding sequence GTGACCCCTCGTCGTGTGGTGCTCGCGTCGGCCTCGCCGGCCCGGCTGATGTTGCTGCGCAACGCCGGCATCGAGCCCGACGTCGTGGTCAGCGGCGTGGACGAGGACGGGGTCGACCAGCTCCCGGCGCGCGACGCCGCCATCGCACTGGCATCCCGGAAGGCCGAGGCGGTGGTCGTGGCCGGGGACGTCGACGGCGCCCTGGTGATCGGGTGCGACTCGATGCTCTCGATCGACGCGACGGTGCGGGGCAAGCCGTCGTCGGTCGACGAGGCCCGGGGGTGGCTGCGGAGCTGGCGCGGCCGTACCGGGGTGCTGGTGACCGGCCAGTGCGTGATCGACACGGCGAGCGGGCAACGAGTGGTCGGCGCGGTCGAGACGTCGGTGACCTACGGCCACCCGGGCGACGACGAGCTGGAGGCCTACCTGGCCACCGGCGAGGCCCTCCAGGTGGCGGGCGCCTTCACGCTCGACGGCTACTCGGCCCCCTTCGTCGCCGGGGTGGACGGCGATCCCGGGGGCGTCATGGGCCTGTCGCTCCCGCTGCTGCGGACCCTGCTCCACCAGCTCGACATCCCCATCACGTCCCTGTGGGCCAAGCCGTGA
- a CDS encoding PPOX class F420-dependent oxidoreductase — MSATFDDDVRRLLDGKNFATVATLDPDGSPHTSVVWFLRDGDTALFSSTTQRRKVRNLERDPRIALSVFDLANPYHAVDIRGTAELTVDEAKSLPVELSQKYLGSEPPPEPDEIKRYIVRVIPEKITTFSTGTR; from the coding sequence ATGTCCGCCACGTTCGACGACGACGTCCGCCGCCTCCTCGACGGCAAGAACTTCGCCACCGTCGCCACCCTGGACCCCGACGGCAGCCCGCACACGTCGGTCGTCTGGTTCCTCCGCGACGGCGACACGGCGCTGTTCTCCTCGACCACCCAGCGCCGGAAGGTCCGCAACCTGGAGCGCGACCCCCGGATCGCCCTGTCGGTGTTCGACCTGGCCAACCCGTACCACGCCGTCGACATCCGCGGCACCGCCGAGCTCACCGTTGACGAGGCCAAGAGCCTGCCGGTGGAGCTGTCGCAGAAGTACCTCGGCAGCGAGCCGCCGCCCGAGCCCGACGAGATCAAGCGCTACATCGTCCGGGTGATCCCCGAGAAGATCACCACGTTCTCGACGGGAACCCGGTGA
- a CDS encoding CoA pyrophosphatase: MTDGDDGAVAGETPSDRRDGRGEWPDGLVSARKALELGFPGWPQPGETPPPPPVPVPYGRGGAQRIPRPYTARAGGPPPWADLAPQDRRPSLDDVRRTLATVGPPQLSERAGQPEATGRPAAVLAPLYEQGGNAVVVLTRRTWGLSTHEGEVSFPGGRVEPGETPADGALREAKEEIDLDPSSVELIGELDHLNTLTSQSYIVPYVGTLPGRPQLSPNPGEVEVVLHVPLAELADPANFREEIWPFPNGFYRSLYFFELVGDTVWGMTASLLRQLLGIVTGTLGRGDLGHP, translated from the coding sequence GTGACTGACGGCGACGACGGCGCCGTCGCCGGCGAGACCCCGTCGGACCGCCGGGACGGGCGGGGTGAGTGGCCCGACGGGCTGGTGTCGGCGCGCAAGGCGCTGGAGCTCGGGTTCCCGGGTTGGCCCCAGCCCGGTGAGACGCCGCCGCCCCCACCCGTGCCGGTGCCCTACGGCCGGGGCGGTGCCCAGCGCATCCCCCGCCCCTACACGGCCCGGGCGGGTGGCCCGCCGCCGTGGGCCGACCTCGCCCCGCAGGACCGGCGGCCGTCGCTCGACGACGTGCGTCGGACGCTCGCCACCGTCGGGCCACCACAGCTCTCCGAACGGGCGGGCCAGCCCGAGGCGACGGGGCGTCCCGCCGCCGTGCTGGCGCCCCTCTACGAGCAGGGCGGCAACGCCGTCGTGGTGCTCACCCGCCGCACCTGGGGCCTGTCGACCCACGAGGGCGAGGTCAGCTTCCCGGGTGGTCGGGTGGAGCCGGGGGAGACGCCGGCCGACGGGGCGCTGCGGGAGGCCAAGGAGGAGATCGACCTCGACCCCTCCTCGGTGGAGCTGATCGGCGAGCTCGACCACCTCAACACCCTCACCAGCCAGTCGTACATCGTTCCCTACGTCGGGACGCTGCCGGGCCGGCCGCAGCTGTCGCCCAACCCGGGCGAGGTCGAGGTGGTGCTGCACGTGCCGCTGGCGGAGCTGGCCGATCCGGCCAACTTCCGTGAGGAGATCTGGCCCTTCCCCAACGGCTTCTACCGGTCGCTCTACTTCTTCGAGCTGGTGGGCGACACCGTGTGGGGCATGACCGCGTCGCTGCTGCGCCAGCTGCTGGGCATCGTGACCGGCACCCTCGGCCGGGGCGACCTGGGCCATCCTTGA
- a CDS encoding glycosyltransferase family 4 protein, with protein MRLLLVAKSAWSGSGPDGREYPAILSGMTVGFVRGLVRTSLAQGHELTYVFPATVGPSEVTFVDAADPLPDGVVSRPFWDGPIAKSAISAASVELLAIVADACARPETRPDVAVFVYPFPLLSVAAPVLRAAGVPYVATFRGGDAYRWLPEPAVGPDVSPNQSLVRDAYREHLRACASTTAASEWLADVAREAGVTVDAIVGSPPPSDGVAPEVTADRSRWKQEYLADGYVPVGGEPLRADRLWLLWSGRLSKDKRPDLAIESFNRAATTHDRWQLVIAGEGDRSLLPENLPPGVGHVFVPPRSLPRMLRAADAALHTAVPGSFIDSRPSSVLQASSYGLPCITVRAEGVGGTDECISPEVLRRLGVPGQADEDAIVRGIAASVDQLTDDATRVALSADVAGWANETGLWSQMDRFLEVTARSIGVT; from the coding sequence ATGCGTCTGCTGCTGGTGGCCAAGTCGGCCTGGTCGGGCTCGGGGCCCGACGGACGGGAGTACCCGGCCATCCTGAGCGGGATGACCGTCGGGTTCGTGCGCGGCCTGGTGCGTACGTCGCTCGCCCAGGGCCACGAGCTGACCTACGTGTTCCCGGCCACCGTCGGGCCGTCCGAGGTCACGTTCGTCGACGCCGCCGACCCGCTGCCCGACGGCGTCGTGTCCCGCCCGTTCTGGGACGGGCCGATCGCCAAGTCGGCCATCTCCGCGGCCTCGGTGGAGCTGCTGGCCATCGTCGCCGACGCCTGCGCCCGACCCGAGACCCGCCCCGACGTGGCCGTCTTCGTCTACCCGTTTCCCCTGCTCAGCGTGGCTGCGCCCGTGCTCCGGGCCGCGGGCGTCCCCTACGTCGCCACCTTCCGGGGCGGCGACGCCTACCGCTGGCTCCCGGAGCCGGCGGTAGGGCCCGACGTGTCCCCCAACCAGTCGCTGGTCCGCGACGCCTACCGGGAGCACCTCCGGGCGTGCGCGTCCACCACCGCGGCCTCGGAGTGGCTGGCCGACGTGGCCCGCGAGGCCGGCGTCACGGTGGACGCGATCGTCGGCTCGCCCCCGCCGAGCGACGGCGTCGCCCCCGAGGTGACTGCCGACCGCTCCCGCTGGAAGCAGGAGTACCTGGCCGACGGCTACGTCCCGGTGGGCGGCGAGCCCCTGCGCGCCGACCGGCTGTGGCTGCTGTGGTCGGGCCGGCTGTCCAAGGACAAGCGCCCGGACCTGGCCATCGAGTCCTTCAACCGGGCGGCCACGACGCACGACCGCTGGCAGCTGGTGATCGCCGGCGAGGGCGACCGGTCGCTGCTCCCCGAGAACCTGCCGCCGGGCGTCGGGCACGTGTTCGTGCCGCCCCGCAGCCTTCCCCGGATGCTCCGCGCCGCCGACGCCGCCCTGCACACCGCGGTGCCGGGGAGCTTCATCGACAGCCGCCCGTCGTCGGTGCTCCAGGCCAGCTCGTACGGCCTCCCCTGCATCACCGTGCGGGCCGAGGGCGTGGGCGGCACCGACGAGTGCATCTCGCCCGAGGTGCTCCGCCGGCTGGGCGTCCCCGGTCAGGCCGACGAGGACGCGATCGTCCGAGGCATCGCCGCCAGCGTCGACCAGCTCACCGACGACGCCACCCGCGTCGCCCTGTCGGCCGATGTCGCCGGCTGGGCGAACGAGACCGGGTTGTGGAGCCAGATGGACCGCTTCCTCGAGGTCACCGCCCGGTCGATCGGCGTCACCTGA
- the guaB gene encoding IMP dehydrogenase, which translates to MAAPPRPFPESAHGESLPPKFAKEGLTFDDVLLVPAESSVLPSEVSTRTTLTPSIELAIPIVSAAMDTVTEAPLAVALARAGGIGIVHRNLSIDDQVAEVDKVKRSQSGMIVDPVTLPADAFVTDALSIMERYHISGVPITDGEGRLVGLLTNRDLRFIEDVHQVIANVMRRPPLVTAPLGTTLEQAKDILWQHRIEKLPIVDAEGHLKGLITVKDIKKKTDHPHSTHDSQGRLMVGAAVGVGPDALERAERLVVAGVDVLVVDTAHGHSLGVIDVVKQVKGAFEVDVIAGNVATGEAVDALVGAGADAIKTGIGPGSICTTRVVAGVGVPQITAIYDCAVAAARHGVNVIADGGVHYSGDVAKALAAGAHTVMLGSLLAGVDESPGEVVLHQGERFKEYRGMGSMGAMKGRSYSKDRYFQGDVVDTDKLVPEGIEGRVAYKGPVSNVIYQLVGGLRMAMGYCGAATLTDLRDRGQFVRITGAGLRESHPHDIAITKEAPNYGAAW; encoded by the coding sequence ATGGCAGCGCCTCCTCGTCCCTTCCCCGAGTCAGCGCACGGCGAATCGCTCCCCCCCAAGTTCGCCAAAGAGGGCCTCACGTTCGACGACGTGCTCCTCGTCCCGGCCGAATCGTCGGTCCTCCCGTCCGAGGTCTCCACCCGGACCACCCTCACGCCCTCGATCGAGCTGGCGATCCCCATCGTCTCCGCGGCGATGGACACCGTCACCGAAGCCCCCCTCGCCGTCGCGCTCGCCCGGGCGGGCGGGATCGGCATCGTCCACCGCAACCTGTCGATCGACGACCAGGTGGCCGAGGTCGACAAGGTGAAGCGCAGCCAGTCCGGGATGATCGTCGACCCGGTCACGCTGCCGGCCGACGCGTTCGTCACCGACGCCCTGTCGATCATGGAGCGCTACCACATCTCCGGCGTGCCGATCACCGACGGCGAGGGCCGCCTCGTCGGGCTGCTCACCAACCGCGACCTGCGCTTCATCGAGGACGTGCACCAGGTGATCGCCAACGTGATGCGCCGCCCGCCGCTGGTCACCGCGCCGCTGGGCACCACGCTGGAGCAGGCCAAGGACATCCTGTGGCAGCACCGCATCGAGAAGCTGCCGATCGTCGACGCCGAGGGCCACCTCAAGGGCCTCATCACCGTCAAGGACATCAAGAAGAAGACCGACCATCCCCACTCCACGCACGACAGCCAGGGCCGCCTCATGGTGGGCGCCGCGGTCGGCGTCGGGCCCGACGCGCTGGAGCGGGCCGAGCGGCTGGTCGTGGCCGGGGTCGACGTGCTGGTGGTCGACACCGCCCACGGCCACAGCCTGGGCGTGATCGACGTGGTCAAGCAGGTGAAGGGCGCCTTCGAGGTCGACGTGATCGCCGGCAACGTGGCCACCGGCGAGGCGGTCGACGCCCTCGTGGGCGCGGGTGCCGACGCCATCAAGACCGGCATCGGGCCGGGGTCGATCTGCACCACGCGGGTGGTCGCCGGGGTCGGCGTCCCCCAGATCACCGCCATCTACGACTGCGCGGTCGCCGCGGCCCGCCACGGCGTCAATGTGATCGCCGACGGCGGCGTGCACTACTCGGGCGATGTCGCCAAGGCCCTGGCCGCCGGGGCGCACACGGTGATGCTGGGCTCCTTGCTCGCCGGTGTCGACGAGTCGCCGGGCGAGGTGGTGCTCCACCAGGGCGAGCGCTTCAAGGAGTACCGGGGCATGGGCTCGATGGGCGCCATGAAGGGCCGGTCGTACTCGAAGGACCGCTACTTCCAGGGCGACGTGGTCGACACCGACAAGCTGGTCCCTGAGGGGATCGAGGGTCGGGTCGCCTACAAGGGCCCGGTGTCGAACGTGATCTACCAGCTGGTGGGCGGCCTGCGGATGGCGATGGGCTACTGCGGCGCCGCCACGCTCACCGACCTGCGGGACCGCGGCCAGTTCGTGCGCATCACCGGCGCCGGCCTGCGGGAGTCGCACCCCCACGACATCGCCATCACCAAGGAAGCCCCCAACTACGGCGCTGCCTGGTAG
- a CDS encoding GuaB3 family IMP dehydrogenase-related protein translates to MAEVEIGMGKSARRAYSLSEVTIIPSRRTRDAEDVDVSWEIDAYHFDLPILASPCDSVTSPATAVQLGELGAGGVLHLEGLWTRYDDPGPLYDEIAALPDEVATRRLQEIYAQPIQPDLVSQRIDDIKAAGVTCAVAVTPHRTLELSEAVLRAEPDLLVIQATVVSAEHVSSRTADALNLKDFIRHYEIPVVVGGCTSYQSALHLMRTGAAGVLVGTGSGVASSIRDVLGAGMPLATALADARAARMRHLDETGVYVHVIADGGMTTGGDIAKAVVCGADAVMIGTPLAAAHEAPGKGWHWGMSAVHATLPRGPRVAVEQRGSFEEILVGPSHDPDGGLNLIGALRRAMAMCGYEKLKELQKADLAVTGDRR, encoded by the coding sequence ATGGCCGAGGTCGAGATCGGAATGGGCAAGTCGGCTCGCCGCGCCTACTCGTTGAGCGAGGTCACGATCATCCCCAGCCGCCGCACCCGCGACGCCGAGGACGTCGACGTGTCGTGGGAGATCGACGCCTACCACTTCGACCTGCCGATCCTGGCCTCGCCGTGCGACAGCGTCACGTCGCCGGCCACCGCCGTCCAGCTCGGTGAGCTGGGTGCAGGCGGCGTCCTCCACCTGGAGGGGCTGTGGACCCGCTACGACGACCCCGGTCCGCTGTACGACGAGATCGCCGCGCTGCCCGACGAGGTCGCCACCCGCCGCCTGCAGGAGATCTACGCGCAGCCGATCCAGCCGGACCTGGTGAGCCAGCGCATCGACGACATCAAGGCCGCCGGCGTGACGTGCGCGGTCGCGGTCACTCCCCATCGCACGCTGGAGCTGTCGGAGGCGGTGCTGCGGGCCGAGCCCGACCTGCTGGTGATCCAGGCGACGGTGGTGTCGGCCGAGCACGTGTCGTCGCGCACCGCCGACGCCCTCAACCTGAAGGACTTCATCCGCCACTACGAGATCCCGGTGGTGGTGGGTGGCTGCACGTCGTACCAGTCGGCGCTGCACCTCATGCGCACCGGCGCCGCCGGGGTGCTGGTGGGCACCGGCTCGGGGGTGGCGTCGTCGATCCGTGACGTGCTGGGCGCGGGGATGCCGCTGGCCACCGCGCTGGCCGACGCCCGGGCGGCCCGCATGCGGCACCTCGACGAGACCGGCGTGTACGTCCACGTGATCGCCGACGGCGGCATGACCACCGGTGGTGACATCGCCAAGGCGGTGGTGTGCGGGGCGGATGCGGTGATGATCGGCACGCCGCTGGCCGCCGCCCACGAGGCGCCCGGCAAGGGCTGGCACTGGGGCATGAGCGCGGTGCACGCCACGCTGCCCCGCGGCCCCCGGGTCGCTGTCGAACAACGGGGCTCGTTCGAGGAGATCCTCGTCGGCCCCTCCCACGATCCCGACGGAGGGCTCAACTTGATCGGTGCGCTACGGCGGGCGATGGCGATGTGCGGGTACGAGAAGCTGAAGGAGCTGCAGAAGGCCGACCTCGCGGTGACGGGGGACCGGCGATGA